From the genome of Deltaproteobacteria bacterium:
CGTGACCCGCCGCGAGGGCGCGGCCCTCTGCTTTACCGAGATGCTGAGCAGCGTCGCGCTGCTGCACGATTCGAAAAAGACGTTCGATCTCCTGCGTACCGCCGCCGAGGACGCGCCGCTCGCCGTGCAGGTGTTTGGCGGCGACCCGGACGTGCTCGCAAAAGCCTGCACGCTCCTCGAATCGAAGGGCGTCCAGTGGATCGACCTCAACATGGGCTGCCCGGTTCCGAAGGTTGCCAACCACGAGGCGGGCTCCGGCCTCCTCAAGGATCTCGTCCTCATCGGCCGCATCTTCGCCGCCATGCGGAAGGCCATCGGCGGCACCTTCACCTGCAAGATACGGGCGGGCTGGGACATGGAATCGCTCGTCTTCACCGAGGTGGTCCGCATCGCCGGGGAAGAGGGGCTCGACGCCATCGCCTTCCACCCGCGCACCCGCGCCCAGCAGTACACCGGGAAGGCGAACTGGAACTTCCTGAAAGCCGCGAAGGAGATCAGCCGCATCCCCGTGTTCGGGAGCGGCGACCTGTTCACGCCGGCCGATGTCATCCGCATGCAGCGGGAGACGGGCGTGGACGGCTGTTATCTCGCCCGCGGGGCCCAGGGGAATCCGTGGATATTCCGCCGCGCCCTTGCCGGGCTCGCGGGAAAGCCCGACCCCGGCCGCCCGTCCGTCGCCGGACTGCGCGCCGTCATGCTGGAGCACCTCGACGGCAGTTGCAGCCTCTACGGCGAGAACCGGGGCGTCAGGATGTTCCGGAAACACATCGGCTGGTACACGAAGGGGCTTCGCAACTCGGCGCAACTCCGGGCCCAGGCGTTCGGCTTCCTTGAGGCCGCGGCGGTGCAGGCCACCCTGAACGCCTATTTCGACACGCTGGAGGCATCGGGCCTGAACCCGTGGGCAGGAGAGCCCGAAGCCTCGGCCGGAAACCCGCCCGAAACGCCGGAGGACTGCCTCGCCTATGCCGGCTAAGCCCAGCCAGAAGCCGGTGTCCGGCGCCCTCGACTGGCGGGTGATCTTCGACAGTTTCGAGGACGGCGTACTGGTGCTCTCGCCGGAGGGCGGGATCGAATACCTGAACGACGCAGCCGAGAAGCTCCTCGGCCTCTCGCGCCAGTCGGCTGTGGGGCTGCACTACTCGGACGCGCTGAACCAGCCGCATCTGGCCGGAATGATTGCCACGTCGGGCGAGCGCGGCATCAGCCTTGCCGACCGCAGCGCGTTCCTCGACTTCCCGCCAGGACTGCCCGGACACCCGGAGCGGGTGCCGGTGGCGCTCAAGGTGACGCCGCTCAACGACGACGGCGGCGCCCGCCGGGGCACGACGGTGACGATCATTGACCGCACCCGGACGGTGGAGATGGAGCGTGACCTCGTCCGCAGCGACCGGCTGGCCTCGATGGGCACCATCGCGGCGGGCCTCGCCCACGAGATCAAGAACCCCCTTGGCGGCATCGCCGGGGCGGCCGAACTGCTGCTCCGCGAGGGCTCGCTCTCGGACACGGGCCGGGAGGCGGCGCAGATCGTCCGCCGCGAGGTGGAGCGGGTGAACGGCCTCATCGAACGGCTGCTCCGGTTCGCCAAGCAGGAACAGGTGATGCCCGAGGAACTGAACATCCACCAGCTTCTCGACGAGACGGTCGCCCTGGTCCGCCTCGCCCGGCCGGGGCAGGAGTTCGTGCGCGAATACGACCCCAGCCTGCCGCCGGTGGCCGGCGACGCCGGGCAGCTCAAGCAGGTGTTCCTGAACCTCGTCCAGAACGCGGTGCAGGCCTCCCCGGAGGGCCGGTCGGTCATCATCGGCACGCGGCTCGTCAACACCTTCCGGTTCCGGGAGGTCGAGGAACGGGGCTACCGCCGCCTGATCGAGGTGTCGGTCACCGACCGCGGCCCCGGCATCCGGCCGGAGCATTTCGGACGCCTGTTCACGCCGTTTTTCACCACCAGGCAGGACGGGACGGGCCTGGGACTGGCCACGGCCCACCAGATCGTCCGCGAGCACGAGGGGTTTCTCACGGTGAACTCGCAACCGGGCGAGGGGGCGACCTTCGTGGTCCACCTGCCGGAGGCGGCCCGCCAGCGGGCAGGAGCATGAGGTGACGCGATGAGCGCGAAAATACTGGTTGCCGATGACGAGCAGAGCCTCAGGTTCGTGCTGGGGAAAGCCCTCGAAGCGAAGGGCTACGCGGTGGACTACGCCGTGGACGGCGACGAGGCGTGGAAGCGGCTCGGCGAGGGGGGGTATGCGCTCGCGTTCCTCGACGTGAAGATGCCGGGGCCGTCGGGCCTCGATCTCCTGACCCGGTGCCGCGGGCTCGCCCGCCCGCCGATGGTCATCATCATGACGGCGCAGAACACCATGCAGAACGCCGTGCAGGCGATGAAACTCGGCGCATACGACTACCTGACCAAGCCGTTCGACCTGGAGCAGGCCGAGCTGCTCGCCGCCCGCGCCCTGGAGAGCCGCCGCAAGGAGCGGGAACTCGCCACTGCTGTGCCGAAAGCCCCTGCCGGGGCCGAGGCCGCGCCTCCCGCCGCCGAGGGCGAGCCGGTGCTGCTGGGCCGTTCGGGGCCGATGCAGCAGATCTACAAGCTGATCGGCCGGGTGGCCGACTCCACCGCCGCCGTGCTGATCCACGGCGAATCGGGCACCGGGAAGGAACTCATCGCCCGCATCACGCATCTCAACAGCTCGCGTGCGAAGCAGCCGTTCGTCGCCGTGAACGCCGCGGCCATCCCCCGCGACCTGCTGGAGAGCGAGCTGTTCGGCCACGAAAAGGGCGCATTTACCGGTGCCACCGACCGGCGCAAGGGCAAGTTCGAGCTCGCCAGCGGCGGAACGCTGTTCCTCGACGAGATCGGCGAGATGTCGCTGGACCTCCAGTCGAAGCTGCTCCGCGTCCTCCAGGACGGGACCATCGACCGGGTGGGCGGCGAGAAGCCGATCCGGGTGGACGTGCGGCTCATCACGGCCACCAACCGCCAGCTTTCCGACATGGTGCGCGACCGCACCTTCCGCGAGGATCTCTACTACCGGCTGAACGTGATCCAGATCGAGGTGCCGCCCCTGAGGGCGCGCAAGGAGGATATCCCGCTGCTGGCCGACAGTTTCCTTGCCCGGTATTCGGCCCAGTTCAGCCTCGGAAACCGCTATCTCGCCCCGGATGCGGTGGAGGCGCTCAGGAACTACGCCTTTCCCGGCAACGTCCGCGAGCTGGAAAACCTCGTCAAGCGGGCGCTTCTCCTCTCGTCGGGCAACGTCATCAGCCGCGACGACATCGTGCAGTTCTTCAGCACCGATCCGGTTCCGGGGGCGGCCGAGGCCGAGGCGTCGCTGGAGAGCCTCGTCGAGCAGCACCTGGTCCGGTTCATCATGAAAACAGACCTCAACCGGCGCGGCGAGCTCTACCATCAGGTGCTGGAGATGGCCGAGCGGCCGCTGCTCCGCCTCGTCCTGGACCGGCTGCACTCGAACCAGCTCCGCGCGGCCGATGCCCTCGGCATCAACCGCAACACGCTGCGCAAGCGGCTGAAGGAACTGGGCCTGAAGGAGTAGGAGGGCCTTCCCGGTGATGCCGGGGCAGAACCCGCCTCAGCTCTCCACGATTCGTGGTACGGCCGTCACGGGAAAATTGACGGAATTGGCGATGAAGCAGTGGGCATGGGCGCGTTCGTGGAGGGCGATGGCCCGTTCGGTATTGGCGCCTTTTCTCACCGTGACCCTGGGGTGGAGCACGATGCTGCTGAACTTCACGACGCCGTTCACCTTTTCCATCGTCCCCTCAGGGGCGTCCTCGTAGGCGAGCACTTCGATCCGCGATTTCGCGCAGAGGGCGATGTAGGTGAGGAAATGGCATGAAACGACCGCCGCCATCAGGAAATCCTCAGGATTGTGGAGGCCGGCATCCCCCCGGAACGCGGGGGCGGAACTGCCGCTGAGGGAACCCTTCCCGTCGAAATCGACGCGGTATTCGCGGGAATAGGTTTCATAGGCGAACGGCTGCGCGCCGCCGCCGGTCCAGACGAGCCGGCATTTGAAACCATGAACGTCGTCTTCGGGATTACCCATGCTGCCTGCTCCTGTTCTCGATCAGTTCGATCTTGTATCCGTCCGGATCCTCTATGAAGGCGATCACCGTCGGGCCGTGCTTCATGGGGCCGGGTTCCCGCGTCACCCGGCCGCCTTTGGCCTTTACCTCGTCGCAGATCTGGTAGATGCCGTCCACGCCGATGGCGATGTGGCCGAAGGCGGTGCCGATGTCGTAGTGGTCCACGCCCCAGTTGTAGGTGAGCTCGATGACAGTGTGGTCGTCCTCGGAACCGTAGCCGACGAAGGCCAGCGTGAACTTGCCATCCGGGTAATCCTTCCTGCGGAGCAGTTTCATGCCGAGCACGCGGATATAGAAATCAATGGAACGTTCGAGGTTCCCGGTGCGGATCATGGTGTGGAGGATTTTCACCGGTGAACCTACTCGTGATGCTCGATCAGGGACTGGCCGGTCATCTCCGGCGGTTCCTTGATGCCCATGATGTCGAGGATGGTCGGCGCGATGTCGCTGAGGCGGCCGCCCTGACGGAGTTCCCGCTTCCCGTCTGGCTTCGGCTCCACGAGGATGAAGGCGACGGGGTTGGTGGTGTGCTGCGTGTAGGGCTTCCCGGCGGCGTCCGCCATCTGCTCGGAGTTGCCGTGGTCGGCCGTGACGAGCACCGTGTAGCCCTTCTCCTGCGCGGCGGGGACAAGGCGTGCAAGGCACTGGTCCACTGCCTCGTTGGCCTTCACTGCCGCCTCGAAGATGCCTGTGTGCCCAACCTGGTCGGAATTGGCGTAGTTGAGGGCGATGAAGTCGTACGTCTTCTTCCCGATGGCCTCGATCACCCTGCCGGTCAGCTCGGCGGCGCTCATCTCCGGCTTGAGGTCATAGGTCTTCACATCCTTGGGCGAGGGGACGAGGATGCGGTCCTCGCCCTCGAACACCTTTTCCTGACCGCCGCTGAAGAAGTAGGTCACGTGGGCGTATTTCTCGGTCTCGGCGGCACGGAGCTGCGTGAGCTTTGCCTTCGAGATTACCTCGCCGAGTGTGTTCTTCGGCTCCTCGTTCGTGAACGCAAAGGGGAGCTTCAGCGTGGCGTCATATTCGGTGAAGCAGACGTAGCCAGAGAGCTTTGGCACCCTTCCGCGCTCGAACTCCTGGAACTGCGCGTCGGTGAGCGCACGGCTCATCTCCCGTGCCCGGTCGGCCCGGAAGTTGAAGAAGATCACGCCGTCACGGTCGTTGATCTGGCCCACGGCGTTCTTGCGCTCGTTGGTGATGATCGTGGGCTTGACGAACTCGTCCGTCTCGCCGCGGGCGTATGCCGCCTCGACCGCCTCCCGTGCCGAGGTAGCCGTGAACTCGGCCCGGCCGTTCAGCATCGCGTCGTAGGCCGCCTGGATGCGGTCCCACCGCTTGTCGCGGTCCATGGCGTAGAAACGCCCGGAAACGGTGGCGATTTTCCCCGTTTCGAGGTCGGCCTGCGCCGCCTCCAGCTGCTGGATGAACTCCGGCGCGCTCTTGGGGGCGGTGTCCCGGCCGTCGAGGAAGGCGTGGACGTAGACTCTCTTGATCTCCTGCTCCTTGGCCAGCTTGAGCAGCGCGACCAGGTGGTCAATGTGGCTGTGGACGCCGCCGTCGGAAACGAGTCCCATGAGGTGCAGGGCACCGTTGGCGTCACGGACCTTCTGGCACAGGCCGGTGAGTTCCTTGTTGGTGAAGAACGTCCCTTGCTCGATTTCCCGGTAGATGAGCGACAGGCTCTGGTAGACGATCCGCCCCGCGCCGATGTTGAGGTGGCCGACCTCGGAGTTTCCCAT
Proteins encoded in this window:
- the dusB gene encoding tRNA dihydrouridine synthase DusB encodes the protein MAADKTGEKPDGTPIEGVTVGRVRLAGNLVLAPMCGVTDLATRRVTRREGAALCFTEMLSSVALLHDSKKTFDLLRTAAEDAPLAVQVFGGDPDVLAKACTLLESKGVQWIDLNMGCPVPKVANHEAGSGLLKDLVLIGRIFAAMRKAIGGTFTCKIRAGWDMESLVFTEVVRIAGEEGLDAIAFHPRTRAQQYTGKANWNFLKAAKEISRIPVFGSGDLFTPADVIRMQRETGVDGCYLARGAQGNPWIFRRALAGLAGKPDPGRPSVAGLRAVMLEHLDGSCSLYGENRGVRMFRKHIGWYTKGLRNSAQLRAQAFGFLEAAAVQATLNAYFDTLEASGLNPWAGEPEASAGNPPETPEDCLAYAG
- a CDS encoding PAS domain-containing protein, whose amino-acid sequence is MPAKPSQKPVSGALDWRVIFDSFEDGVLVLSPEGGIEYLNDAAEKLLGLSRQSAVGLHYSDALNQPHLAGMIATSGERGISLADRSAFLDFPPGLPGHPERVPVALKVTPLNDDGGARRGTTVTIIDRTRTVEMERDLVRSDRLASMGTIAAGLAHEIKNPLGGIAGAAELLLREGSLSDTGREAAQIVRREVERVNGLIERLLRFAKQEQVMPEELNIHQLLDETVALVRLARPGQEFVREYDPSLPPVAGDAGQLKQVFLNLVQNAVQASPEGRSVIIGTRLVNTFRFREVEERGYRRLIEVSVTDRGPGIRPEHFGRLFTPFFTTRQDGTGLGLATAHQIVREHEGFLTVNSQPGEGATFVVHLPEAARQRAGA
- a CDS encoding sigma-54-dependent Fis family transcriptional regulator, with the protein product MSAKILVADDEQSLRFVLGKALEAKGYAVDYAVDGDEAWKRLGEGGYALAFLDVKMPGPSGLDLLTRCRGLARPPMVIIMTAQNTMQNAVQAMKLGAYDYLTKPFDLEQAELLAARALESRRKERELATAVPKAPAGAEAAPPAAEGEPVLLGRSGPMQQIYKLIGRVADSTAAVLIHGESGTGKELIARITHLNSSRAKQPFVAVNAAAIPRDLLESELFGHEKGAFTGATDRRKGKFELASGGTLFLDEIGEMSLDLQSKLLRVLQDGTIDRVGGEKPIRVDVRLITATNRQLSDMVRDRTFREDLYYRLNVIQIEVPPLRARKEDIPLLADSFLARYSAQFSLGNRYLAPDAVEALRNYAFPGNVRELENLVKRALLLSSGNVISRDDIVQFFSTDPVPGAAEAEASLESLVEQHLVRFIMKTDLNRRGELYHQVLEMAERPLLRLVLDRLHSNQLRAADALGINRNTLRKRLKELGLKE
- a CDS encoding OsmC family protein, yielding MGNPEDDVHGFKCRLVWTGGGAQPFAYETYSREYRVDFDGKGSLSGSSAPAFRGDAGLHNPEDFLMAAVVSCHFLTYIALCAKSRIEVLAYEDAPEGTMEKVNGVVKFSSIVLHPRVTVRKGANTERAIALHERAHAHCFIANSVNFPVTAVPRIVES
- the gloA gene encoding lactoylglutathione lyase produces the protein MKILHTMIRTGNLERSIDFYIRVLGMKLLRRKDYPDGKFTLAFVGYGSEDDHTVIELTYNWGVDHYDIGTAFGHIAIGVDGIYQICDEVKAKGGRVTREPGPMKHGPTVIAFIEDPDGYKIELIENRSRQHG
- the gpmI gene encoding 2,3-bisphosphoglycerate-independent phosphoglycerate mutase, with translation MGGKKPVLLVIVDGWGLGKDEPSNAVKAANTPFIENLFAGNPWVPVKTSGEDVGLPKGQMGNSEVGHLNIGAGRIVYQSLSLIYREIEQGTFFTNKELTGLCQKVRDANGALHLMGLVSDGGVHSHIDHLVALLKLAKEQEIKRVYVHAFLDGRDTAPKSAPEFIQQLEAAQADLETGKIATVSGRFYAMDRDKRWDRIQAAYDAMLNGRAEFTATSAREAVEAAYARGETDEFVKPTIITNERKNAVGQINDRDGVIFFNFRADRAREMSRALTDAQFQEFERGRVPKLSGYVCFTEYDATLKLPFAFTNEEPKNTLGEVISKAKLTQLRAAETEKYAHVTYFFSGGQEKVFEGEDRILVPSPKDVKTYDLKPEMSAAELTGRVIEAIGKKTYDFIALNYANSDQVGHTGIFEAAVKANEAVDQCLARLVPAAQEKGYTVLVTADHGNSEQMADAAGKPYTQHTTNPVAFILVEPKPDGKRELRQGGRLSDIAPTILDIMGIKEPPEMTGQSLIEHHE